One stretch of Actinacidiphila sp. DG2A-62 DNA includes these proteins:
- a CDS encoding VMAP-C domain-containing protein has translation MPGDSPESRADAAEILNPLVSAATVRIHAADAGARLLGSGFFIAPGWVLTCAHVALEGAARGDGRGPVPVPRAPGSGGPRPADAGPDLAAGRPFGPPTPFGPATPLAGPVPPAAGLPPSAPTPPSTPPFGSTTPSAATPPVPRPLPGPIPRPAPAAGSGPAPRPGAAAAPPAAGSASPSASGAVPAVPAPPAAPAGSAAPTVPAPTVPAPPTGPRVSIGYGDRLLGGVVEWSEPAAPASGGSWPAPDLALIRLLDPVDHPCVWITERTAKSYTTNQVAFFGWVPMDGEHVAYSGRCTISGQLAAGSGGILRLGNEDEMPHGLSGGPVVDLVRGEVIGVVKARRKGHDGGLAVGIQQLRRLPDLPGPDGDLYDRVMSAHDLYHADQHQSVHGGEFTWTDAHSEIGAAAGRALTPGQRTRLLGMLAQLPPPVGARGVQDIVTEVRGAPVHGLPVAPRAWRDGLGLLYDLRRGTAELESVLRYAVQAATAARTAPVDEVVERELARWAQETAAADDRLTRLFRATLLTERTARLRARALGAPAGPVGAAAPRIRTEALLEIIPRGWEPGRYDWRVCVVPPGGETECVAEDFHGTAFADLPERLAEPLAEAFRRCDEPGWTATLQLAVPGALMAFAADAWRLAPGGGALGAARPIVVRRTDPPADEDPAVAEERHSRWRALHRSPPASWCWTARTPCSARSRRRPICGCARRRRCPCCAAAAWTPPRCCTPWCAAATRSRCGGATRWTPRRCAPTSTAAPCAPCAPPGPPARCPATW, from the coding sequence ATGCCCGGCGACAGCCCGGAATCGCGGGCCGACGCCGCCGAGATCCTCAACCCGCTGGTGAGCGCGGCGACCGTGCGCATCCACGCCGCCGACGCCGGCGCCCGGCTGCTCGGCAGCGGCTTCTTCATCGCCCCCGGCTGGGTGCTGACCTGCGCCCACGTCGCCCTGGAGGGCGCGGCCCGCGGCGACGGACGCGGCCCGGTCCCGGTTCCGCGCGCACCCGGCTCCGGAGGGCCGCGCCCGGCGGACGCCGGCCCCGACCTGGCCGCCGGCCGCCCGTTCGGCCCCCCGACCCCGTTCGGCCCCGCGACCCCGCTCGCCGGGCCGGTGCCGCCGGCCGCGGGGTTACCGCCCTCGGCGCCGACGCCGCCGTCGACGCCGCCTTTCGGCTCCACCACGCCTTCCGCGGCCACGCCGCCGGTGCCGCGCCCGCTGCCCGGCCCGATCCCGCGCCCGGCGCCGGCCGCCGGCTCCGGTCCGGCCCCGCGCCCCGGCGCCGCGGCCGCCCCGCCCGCCGCCGGTTCCGCTTCGCCTTCCGCTTCCGGCGCCGTGCCCGCGGTTCCCGCGCCCCCCGCCGCGCCCGCGGGCTCCGCGGCGCCCACCGTGCCGGCGCCCACCGTGCCGGCCCCGCCGACCGGCCCGCGGGTCTCGATCGGCTACGGCGACCGGCTGCTGGGCGGCGTCGTCGAGTGGTCCGAGCCCGCGGCCCCCGCGTCCGGCGGCTCCTGGCCCGCGCCCGACCTCGCGCTGATCCGGCTGCTCGACCCGGTCGACCACCCGTGCGTGTGGATCACCGAGCGCACCGCCAAGAGCTACACCACCAACCAGGTCGCGTTCTTCGGCTGGGTGCCGATGGACGGCGAGCACGTCGCGTACAGCGGCCGCTGCACCATCAGCGGCCAGCTCGCCGCGGGCAGCGGCGGCATACTGCGGCTGGGCAACGAGGACGAGATGCCGCACGGCCTGTCCGGCGGCCCGGTGGTCGACCTGGTGCGCGGCGAGGTGATCGGCGTGGTCAAGGCCCGCCGCAAGGGCCACGACGGCGGACTCGCGGTCGGCATCCAGCAGTTGCGCCGGCTGCCCGACCTGCCGGGCCCCGACGGCGACCTGTACGACCGGGTGATGAGCGCCCACGACCTCTACCACGCCGACCAGCACCAGTCCGTGCACGGCGGGGAGTTTACCTGGACCGACGCGCACAGCGAGATCGGCGCCGCGGCCGGCCGCGCGCTGACCCCCGGCCAGCGCACCCGATTGCTCGGCATGCTCGCCCAACTGCCGCCGCCGGTCGGCGCGCGCGGCGTCCAGGACATCGTCACCGAGGTGCGCGGCGCCCCGGTGCACGGCCTGCCGGTCGCCCCGCGCGCCTGGCGCGACGGCCTCGGCCTGCTCTACGACCTGCGCCGCGGCACCGCCGAGCTGGAGTCGGTGCTGCGCTACGCCGTGCAGGCCGCCACCGCCGCACGCACCGCTCCGGTGGACGAGGTGGTGGAGCGCGAACTCGCCCGCTGGGCCCAGGAGACGGCCGCCGCGGACGACCGGCTGACCCGGTTGTTCCGGGCCACCCTGCTGACCGAGCGCACCGCCCGGCTGCGGGCCCGCGCGCTCGGCGCTCCCGCCGGTCCGGTCGGCGCCGCCGCGCCGCGGATCAGGACCGAGGCGCTGCTGGAGATCATCCCGCGCGGCTGGGAGCCCGGCCGCTACGACTGGCGGGTGTGCGTGGTACCGCCGGGCGGCGAGACGGAGTGCGTGGCCGAGGACTTCCACGGCACCGCCTTCGCCGACCTGCCCGAGCGGCTGGCCGAGCCGCTCGCCGAGGCGTTCCGCCGCTGCGACGAACCCGGCTGGACCGCCACCCTGCAACTGGCCGTCCCCGGCGCCCTGATGGCCTTCGCCGCGGACGCCTGGCGGCTGGCCCCCGGCGGCGGCGCGCTCGGCGCCGCCCGCCCGATCGTGGTGCGCCGCACCGACCCGCCGGCCGACGAGGACCCGGCGGTCGCCGAGGAGCGGCACAGCCGCTGGCGCGCGCTGCACCGCTCGCCGCCGGCCTCGTGGTGCTGGACTGCGAGGACTCCGTGCTCTGCCCGGTCCCGGAGGAGGCCGATCTGCGGCTGCGCCCGCCGGAGACGCTGCCCGTGCTGTGCCGCAGCGGCCTGGACGCCCCCGAGGTGCTGCACACCCTGGTGCGCAGCGGCTACGCGGTCGCGCTGTGGCGGCGCGACCCGGTGGACGCCGAGGCGCTGTGCGCCGACTTCCACCGCGGCGCCGTGCGCACCGTGCGCGCCGCCAGGACCGCCGGCGCGCTGCCCGGCCACCTGGTGA
- a CDS encoding VMAP-C domain-containing protein, whose amino-acid sequence MRTVRAARTAGALPGHLVTLRAKVAAGVPEAYWSHGLTLLYDDPTRPLPGTDELLETP is encoded by the coding sequence GTGCGCACCGTGCGCGCCGCCAGGACCGCCGGCGCGCTGCCCGGCCACCTGGTGACGCTGCGCGCGAAGGTGGCCGCGGGGGTGCCGGAGGCGTACTGGTCGCACGGCCTGACGCTGCTCTACGACGACCCGACGAGGCCGCTGCCCGGAACCGACGAGTTGCTGGAGACGCCATGA
- a CDS encoding MoxR family ATPase: MTEAERAGEWLIYRGTGEPHTGIDVLPEPPPWRDFDGGPLVEQGPGPDSSSARRLGAYRHMAELHRPSPEELEMVNAALYLRRPLLVTGSPGTGKSTLAHAVAYELGLGRVLHWPIVSRSALQDGLYRYDAIARLQDTQIAANSGTAPPGGIGSYIRLGPLGTALLPTARPRVLLIDELDKSDIDLPNDLLNVMEEGEFGIPELERLAEREPEVDVMTDDGTRVTLREGRIRCRAFPFVVLTSNGERDFPAPLLRRCIHLELGRPDHERLSTVVRAHLGEEAAALGDDLVQRFLERSRSELLATDQLLNAIYLTHHAAPPTRSRLADMLIQRLDRPR, encoded by the coding sequence ATGACCGAGGCCGAGCGGGCCGGCGAATGGCTCATCTATCGCGGCACCGGGGAGCCCCACACGGGGATAGACGTGCTGCCCGAGCCGCCGCCCTGGCGGGACTTCGACGGCGGCCCGCTGGTCGAGCAGGGGCCCGGCCCGGACAGCTCCTCGGCCCGCAGACTCGGCGCGTACCGGCACATGGCCGAGCTGCACCGGCCCAGCCCGGAGGAGCTGGAGATGGTCAACGCGGCGCTGTACCTGCGCCGCCCGCTGCTGGTCACCGGCAGCCCCGGCACCGGCAAGAGCACCCTCGCGCACGCGGTCGCGTACGAACTGGGGCTGGGCCGGGTGCTGCACTGGCCGATCGTCAGCCGCAGCGCGCTCCAGGACGGGCTCTACCGCTACGACGCGATAGCGCGGCTGCAGGACACCCAGATCGCGGCCAACTCCGGGACCGCGCCCCCCGGCGGCATCGGCAGCTACATCCGGCTCGGCCCGCTGGGCACCGCGCTGCTGCCCACCGCCCGGCCGCGGGTGCTGCTCATCGACGAGCTGGACAAGAGCGACATCGACCTGCCCAACGACCTGCTGAACGTGATGGAGGAGGGCGAGTTCGGCATCCCGGAGCTGGAGCGGCTGGCCGAGCGCGAGCCCGAGGTCGACGTGATGACCGACGACGGCACCCGGGTGACGCTGCGCGAGGGCCGCATCCGCTGCCGTGCCTTCCCGTTCGTGGTGCTGACCAGCAACGGCGAGCGCGACTTCCCCGCGCCGCTGCTGCGCCGCTGCATCCACCTGGAGCTGGGCCGCCCCGACCACGAGCGGCTGTCCACGGTGGTGCGCGCCCACCTCGGCGAGGAGGCGGCCGCGCTCGGCGACGACCTGGTGCAGCGCTTCCTGGAGCGCTCGCGCAGCGAACTGCTCGCCACCGACCAGCTGTTGAACGCCATCTACCTCACCCACCACGCCGCGCCGCCCACCCGTTCCCGGCTCGCCGACATGCTCATCCAGCGCCTCGACCGGCCGAGGTGA
- the fxsA gene encoding FxSxx-COOH cyclophane-containing RiPP peptide encodes MEQQPYGGAEEARPDTKDTPGPPGTDAPDPRAPGDEARSRVTVAGGTGGEARAAGADAGAEADAGARAPRANRPSADVPGTDPAVTDPAATDPAAKDPAAKDPAATDSAATDPAATDPAATDPAATDSAATDLAVTDVAAIDLETLRTVEHPVLAALVDDLRLRVAAPGSEALWGFDNSM; translated from the coding sequence ATGGAGCAGCAGCCCTACGGCGGGGCCGAGGAGGCCCGGCCGGACACGAAGGACACACCGGGGCCGCCCGGCACGGACGCGCCGGACCCGCGGGCTCCGGGCGACGAGGCGCGGTCGCGGGTCACGGTCGCGGGCGGGACCGGCGGCGAGGCGCGGGCCGCGGGGGCGGACGCGGGAGCGGAGGCGGACGCGGGGGCACGGGCGCCACGCGCGAACAGGCCCAGCGCAGACGTGCCCGGGACGGACCCCGCGGTGACGGACCCGGCGGCGACCGACCCCGCGGCGAAGGACCCGGCGGCGAAGGACCCGGCGGCGACGGACAGCGCGGCGACGGACCCCGCAGCGACGGACCCGGCGGCGACCGACCCCGCGGCGACGGACAGCGCAGCGACCGACCTCGCGGTGACGGACGTCGCGGCCATCGACCTGGAGACGCTGCGCACCGTCGAACACCCCGTGCTGGCCGCCCTCGTCGACGACCTGCGCCTGCGCGTCGCCGCGCCCGGCAGCGAGGCGCTCTGGGGCTTCGACAACTCCATGTAG